One window of the Zea mays cultivar B73 chromosome 3, Zm-B73-REFERENCE-NAM-5.0, whole genome shotgun sequence genome contains the following:
- the LOC100272680 gene encoding uncharacterized protein LOC100272680 — MEPHRRSSCSDFPSQPKFLPLLESLCPSPRPTARLPDAHVSAPARSDLAAAYPLRRAPGPGLSPPTPHGAPALLLQRRVPPHLLCSLQLAEAPSRAPLQPWPRLSCSGSLASAAAPSSVVPGSSLVLAWLRPLALDHGGRPWPCSVSPRSARRLRTCIALFVSSLPCYCLRCGVICVCR, encoded by the coding sequence ATGGAGCCTCACCGTCGCAGCTCCTGCTCGGATTTCCCTTCCCAGCCGAAATTCCTCCCTCTGCTCGAGTCCCTCTGCCCATCTCCACGGCCAACCGCACGGCTCCCTGATGCACACGTCTCTGCCCCAGCTCGCTCGGACCTCGCCGCGGCCTACCCTCTGCGCCGTGCCCCTGGTCCCGGCCTCAGTCCGCCCACTCCCCATGGCGCGCCCGCCTTGCTTCTCCAGCGTCGCGTCCCTCCCCATCTCCTCTGCTCCCTCCAGCTCGCAGAAGCTCCCAGCCGAGCCCCTCTCCAGCCGTGGCCGCGTCTTTCGTGCTCCGGCTCGCTGGCGAGCGCCGCTGCTCCCTCTTCCGTGGTCCCTGGCTCGTCTTTGGTGCTCGCCTGGCTGCGCCCCTTAGCTCTCGACCATGGTGGTCGCCCATGGCCGTGTTCTGTTTCTCCCCGCAGCGCTCGACGCCTTAGAACCTGCATAGCTCTGTTCGTCTCGTCATTACCTTGCTACTGCCTCCGGTGTGGAGTGATTTGCGTGTGTCGATGA